The genomic interval TTCTTTGGATTGGAGCATCTAAATGATCAAATGCACGCTCTTGAACTAAATAAGTAATTTCAGAAGAAACACTTGCAAAAGGCCAAGCTTCTTCAAGAATCACTAATCTATTTGTTTTTTTAACCGAAGCTAAAATAGCATCAATATCTAATGGACGAACAGTTCTTAAATCAATAATTTCACAAGAAATACCTGCTGCAGCTAATTCATCAGCTGCAATAAAAGCTTCTTTGATGATTTTTCCAAAAGAAACGATAGTTACATCTGTTCCTTCACGTTTGATATCAGCAACTCCAATTGGAATTACATACTCTCCCTCAGGAACCTCACCTTTATCACCATACATTTGCTCAGATTCCATGAAAATAACTGGATCATTATCACGAATAGCTGCTTTCAACAAACCTTTTGCATCATAAGGCGTAGATGGAACTACCACCTTTAGACCTGGAGTATTAGCAAACCAGTTTTCTAAAGCTTGTGAGTGAGTTGCTCCTAATTGCCCTGCAGAAGCAGTTGGGCCACGAAAAACGATTGGCACATTGAATTGCCCACCTGTCATTTGACGCATTTTAGCAGCATTATTTATAATTTGGTCAATACCTACTAAACAAAAGTTGAAAGTCATATACTCTACAATTGGACGACATCCGTTCATTGCTGAACCTACTGCAATACCTGTAAAACCTAACTCTGCAATTGGAGTATCAATTACTCTTTTTTCTCCAAATTCTGCAAGCATACCTTTAGAAGCTTTGTAAGCACCATTGTATTCGGCAACTTCCTCTCCCATTAAGTACACAGACTCATCATGACGCATTTCTTCACTCATTGCTTCACAAATAGCCTCTCTAAATTGTATCGTTCTCATATTA from Flavobacterium ovatum carries:
- a CDS encoding pyruvate dehydrogenase complex E1 component subunit beta, translated to MRTIQFREAICEAMSEEMRHDESVYLMGEEVAEYNGAYKASKGMLAEFGEKRVIDTPIAELGFTGIAVGSAMNGCRPIVEYMTFNFCLVGIDQIINNAAKMRQMTGGQFNVPIVFRGPTASAGQLGATHSQALENWFANTPGLKVVVPSTPYDAKGLLKAAIRDNDPVIFMESEQMYGDKGEVPEGEYVIPIGVADIKREGTDVTIVSFGKIIKEAFIAADELAAAGISCEIIDLRTVRPLDIDAILASVKKTNRLVILEEAWPFASVSSEITYLVQERAFDHLDAPIQRITTADTPAPYSPVLLAEWLPNAGDVVKAVKKVLNK